The Bacteroidales bacterium nucleotide sequence AACGGCCGACTGCGGACTGCCTGCTTCCTGCTACCGCACAACAATCTCGTCGGCAAAAATCCAGGTGGTGTCGCCGGCGCCCGGATGCCACGCGGGGCAAACGCCGCCATTGGTGGCCTTTACGCGGATAAAGCGTGCGGGAGTTTCGGTAAACTGAACCTTAAGCTCTTCCCTGAAGGCGAGGTCCTTTTTGCGGTCGGTGGTGGTTGTAGCTGTGCCAGCCTCCGAATAATTGATGCCATCTTCCGAAAGGGAAACTTCCATGGTTTCCGGCAGGAAAATCCAGACGTTCTGAAATTGCATAAACGATCCTGTTACACTGCTGATGGTTCGCGGTGCACCCAAATCTATCTCCACTTCCATATCGTCACCATAAAACCCTTGCCAAAAGCCGTCGTGGTGGCTCATGCTTCCCTGTAGCCCGTCCACCAGCGTGGTTGTGCCTTGGCCGGGATATTTGTTGGAGGGCGGGCGGGTATATTTTACCGTTGCGCCAAGCGCCTGCTGATAGGCAATCCTTTTTTCCGAGAAGGTCTCATTTATCACGCCACCGATAAAAATTGCTGCACGCAAAGTTACCGAGCTGTCGATGGCCAGTGGTTGTTTGTAAAGTTTCGATTGCAAAGTCGGTACCGAGCCGTCGGTGGTGTAGCGGATTTCGGGCGAGAGCTGTTCGGTAGCAAATCCGATGGTAAGTTTCCCATTGATGGTGTCGTAGTTGGTTTTAAACTCTACCGCATACGATCCTTCGGAATAATTAACACCCATAACATCAAAACGGTCGAACTGTGTCTCGAGGCGCTCTCTGAAGCTGTCCCAGCATTTTTGTTGTGGTGCCGTCCAGAGTGCTTCGGCCAGCGCTGTCATACGTGGTACCGCCATGTATTCGGCGTGTTCAGGCGTGGGAATATATTCTGTCCACACATTTCCCTGACCTCCCAAAATATGTTTTGCTTCTTCGGCGGTAAGATCGGCAGGAACGGGATCGAAGGAGTAAGACCTTTTCAATGTGGTGAGGCCACCAATGGCGGTGGGTTCAAAGTCTGCATTGGCCTGGTAGTAGTCGAGGTAGCAATGCGTAACCGGACACATCACCACATCGTGGCCCTCGCGGGCAGCCTGAATGCCGCCATCGATGCCGCGCCACGACATTACCGTAGCTTCGGGTGCCAGGCCGCCTTCGAGGATTTCGTCCCAGCCGATGAGTTTTTTGTCTTTGCTGATCAGATACTTTTCGATGCGTTTTACAAAATAGCTTTGCAGCTCGTGGGTGTTGGCAAGCTTCTCGTCGCGTATGCGCTTTTGGCATTTGGGGCATGTTTCCCAGTGCGTTTTGGTGGCTTCGTCGCCGCCGATGTGGATGTATTTCGCCGGAAAAAGTTCAACCACTTCGTCGAGCACTCCTTCGAGCACCTCGAAAGTTTTTTCGTTGCCGGCACAAAAAATATCTTCAATCGGCCAATAACCGCCGGGCATTACAAAGAAAGGGCCGTCGGTACAAGCCAGCTCAGGATAAGCAGCCATGACGGCAGAAGCGTGGCCGGGCATCTCTATTTCGGGCACCACCATGATGTGTCGCGCTGCTGCGTAGGCCAC carries:
- a CDS encoding glycoside hydrolase family 20 protein translates to MKNLTWLLVATFVATLFMSGCKSGNDQLPVDIIPQPLQVEIQKGYFEITPETKLVFAEADANVAATVDMLQQQISKSSGMLLQTISADEYAGEQAFVFELLAAADTLGDEGYLLDVSKNVVNISAHQPAGLFRAIQTIYQLLPPAIYGSDAHNISWRIPSIKIFDKPRFGWRGMHLDVSRHFFDVDFVKRYIDLIAMHKMSVFHWHLTDDNGWRIEIKKYPKLTEVGAWRVNRESLPWNDATPPQPGEKATYGGFYTQDQIREVVAYAAARHIMVVPEIEMPGHASAVMAAYPELACTDGPFFVMPGGYWPIEDIFCAGNEKTFEVLEGVLDEVVELFPAKYIHIGGDEATKTHWETCPKCQKRIRDEKLANTHELQSYFVKRIEKYLISKDKKLIGWDEILEGGLAPEATVMSWRGIDGGIQAAREGHDVVMCPVTHCYLDYYQANADFEPTAIGGLTTLKRSYSFDPVPADLTAEEAKHILGGQGNVWTEYIPTPEHAEYMAVPRMTALAEALWTAPQQKCWDSFRERLETQFDRFDVMGVNYSEGSYAVEFKTNYDTINGKLTIGFATEQLSPEIRYTTDGSVPTLQSKLYKQPLAIDSSVTLRAAIFIGGVINETFSEKRIAYQQALGATVKYTRPPSNKYPGQGTTTLVDGLQGSMSHHDGFWQGFYGDDMEVEIDLGAPRTISSVTGSFMQFQNVWIFLPETMEVSLSEDGINYSEAGTATTTTDRKKDLAFREELKVQFTETPARFIRVKATNGGVCPAWHPGAGDTTWIFADEIVVR